The following coding sequences are from one Musa acuminata AAA Group cultivar baxijiao chromosome BXJ1-6, Cavendish_Baxijiao_AAA, whole genome shotgun sequence window:
- the LOC135676568 gene encoding transport inhibitor response 1-like protein Os04g0395600 codes for MTYFPEEVVEHIFDFLSSHRDRNIVSTVCKAWYRVERLSRRIVFVGNCYAVRPGRVMARFPGMKCLSVKGKPHFADFNLVPHDWGGFALPWIEAAARGCPGLEELRLKRMVVSDESLELLARSFPNFKALVLVSCEGFTTDGLAAIATHCRGLRELDLQENEVEDHGRQWLSCFPDSCTSLESLNFACLKGEVNAGALERLVARCVNLRSLKLNRAISVESLARILARTPHLVELGTGSFTVEHRAEAYQRLIHAFRKCKSLKSLSGFWDVAPRCLQSIYSICPNLTVLNLSYAPAIQGADLVKLIRHCFKLQKLWVLDCIGDKGLAVVASTCQELQELRVFPSDIYGTGTAAVTEEGLVAISSGCSKLNSLLYFCHQMTNAALITVAKNCPHFTRFRLCILDPGKPDPDTNQPLDEGFGAIVRSCKDLRRLSLSGLLTDKVFLYIGEYAARLEMLSIAFAGDSDKGMVYVLNGCKNLRKLEIRDSPFGDAALLVNVGKYETMRSLWMSSCDVTLGGCKALAAKMPRLNVEVINDRDESDEMEENPSDMHKVEKMYVYRTLAGARNDAPEFVEIL; via the exons ATGACTTACTTCccagaggaggtggtggagcacATCTTCGACTTCCTCAGCTCGCACCGCGACCGTAACATCGTGTCGACGGTGTGCAAGGCATGGTATCGTGTCGAGCGGCTCAGCCGCCGCATTGTGTTCGTTGGCAACTGCTATGCCGTGCGGCCAGGACGAGTAATGGCGAGGTTCCCTGGAATGAAGTGTCTCAGCGTCAAGGGGAAGCCCCATTTTGCCGATTTCAACTTGGTCCCACATGATTGGGGTGGCTTCGCGCTGCCATGGATTGAGGCCGCCGCCCGCGGTTGCCCTGGTCTCGAGGAGCTCCGTCTGAAGAGAATGGTGGTGTCTGATGAGAGCCTTGAGCTCCTTGCACGCTCCTTCCCCAACTTCAAGGCCCTTGTTCTCGTCAGCTGCGAGGGTTTCACCACTGATGGGCTTGCTGCGATCGCTACTCATTGTAG GGGTCTTAGGGAGCTAGATTTACAGGAAAATGAGGTGGAAGATCATGGCAGGCAGTGGCTCAGTTGCTTCCCTGATTCTTGTACTTCCCTAGAGTCCCTGAACTTTGCTTGCCTCAAAGGGGAGGTGAATGCAGGTGCTCTCGAGAGACTTGTTGCTCGGTGCGTGAACCTCAGGAGCTTGAAGCTTAATCGTGCAATATCTGTTGAGTCACTTGCCAGGATACTTGCCCGAACCCCCCATTTGGTCGAACTTGGAACTGGTTCGTTCACCGTTGAGCACCGTGCTGAAGCTTACCAGAGGCTGATACATGCCTTCCGAAAATGCAAGTCACTAAAGAGTTTGTCAGGTTTCTGGGATGTTGCTCCACGCTGCCTGCAGTCTATCTATTCCATCTGTCCAAACCTTACTGTTTTAAACCTGAGCTATGCTCCTGCAATCCAGGGTGCTGATTTAGTAAAGCTGATTCGTCACTGTTTCAAACTTCAAAAGCTTTGG GTATTAGATTGCATCGGAGACAAAGGACTAGCAGTTGTGGCTTCCACTTGCCAAGAGTTACAGGAGTTGAGGGTCTTTCCTTCTGATATCTATGGAACTGGCACTGCCGCTGTGACTGAAGAAGGGCTGGTTGCCATATCTTCAGGTTGCTCAAAGCTGAACTCTTTGCTGTATTTCTGCCACCAGATGACAAATGCTGCACTCATCACTGTTGCAAAGAACTGTCCCCATTTCACACGGTTCAGACTGTGTATCCTTGATCCTGGGAAGCCAGACCCCGACACTAATCAACCACTGGATGAAGGTTTTGGGGCTATCGTGCGCTCGTGTAAAGATCTGAGGAGACTATCACTATCAGGTCTTCTAACCGACAAGGTTTTCTTGTATATTGGTGAGTATGCTGCACGTCTTGAGATGCTTTCAATTGCATTTGCTGGTGATAGCGATAAGGGAATGGTTTACGTGCTCAATGGATGCAAGAATCTTAGGAAGCTTGAAATTAGGGACAGTCCATTCGGTGATGCTGCACTTTTGGTGAATGTGGGCAAGTATGAAACAATGCGATCCCTTTGGATGTCATCCTGTGATGTTACTTTAGGGGGGTGTAAGGCACTTGCAGCAAAGATGCCGAGATTGAATGTGGAGGTCATAAATGACAGAGACGAAAGCGATGAGATGGAGGAAAATCCTAGCGACATGCATAAGGTAGAGAAAATGTACGTGTATCGGACTCTGGCTGGAGCAAGGAATGATGCACCAGAATTCGTTGAGATATTGTAG